In the genome of Afipia felis ATCC 53690, the window AGTTCGGCGACCCGCTACACGCCTTCCCGGCAATCACGCTCAGCGCCTGCAATCTGCGCCCGACCTCGCGTGGCGAAATCAGGTTGCGCTCCGCCGATCCGATCGCGAAGCCGATCATCGCACCGCACTATCTGTCGACCGACGAGGACCGCAAGGTTGCCGCCGACGCAATTCGCGTGACTCGCAAGATAATGAAGCAGTCCGCGATGGCGCCTTACCAGCCTGAGGAATATCTCCCCGGCCCCACCGTCGGCGACGACGACGCCTCGCTCGCCAAAGCGGCGGGCGATATCGGCACCACCATCTTCCATCCGGTTGGAACCGCGAAGATGGGTCTGCCTAGCGATCCGCTCGCGGTGGTTGACGAGCGGCTGCGCTTCTTCGGAATCGAACGGCTGCGCGTAATCGACGCCTCGGTGATGCCGACCATCACTTCGGGGAACACCAACACACCGACGGCCATGATCGCCGAGAAGGGTTCCTCTTTCATTCTTGCGGACAATCGCTAGGCAAATCGTCGAATATGACACCATGATTGCTGCCACATTTGAAACGCACAAGGTGCGGAACATCTCATGTGCCGAAGACACATGACGCTGGGAATCCGGCACGCAGAGGCGGCGTCGGGCTTGTGGCGTTTGGTATTCACCCGCGTGGCATCTATAGTGCGAATCGCACCGCCATCAGACAAAGGACGAAAATGATTAGAACACTTCTCGTTGCCGCATTGCTTGCGTCCTCGACGGCTGCGGTCATGGCACAGGGACAGGGCCGCAGCGGCACGCCCGACGAGCAGAAGGCTTGTGCGAAGGACGTTTCGCGCTATTGCCGCTCGGTGATGGATCAGTCCGACCTCGTGGTCCTCTCCTGCCTGCAGCAGCATCGCGCGAAGATCAGCAAGGCGTGCGACGGCGTTCTGGTCAGCCACGGCCAGTAAGACCGCCTGCGAAATATTTCGGCCAAACAAAAAGCCGCCGCATCCCCGATGCGGCGGCTTTTTGCTGTCAGATAATTTTTACGTCACGCGGATTTGCGCACCGCGTTGTCCATCAGTGTCTTGCCGAGCGACCACACCGCGCCGGGCACGCGATGGCTCGCCGCGATCACCTCGTCGAACGAATTCTCGATCCAAGTGCAATCCTCGTCCGTAATGGTAAGCGGCGGCAGCATCTTCACCGTGTGGCTCGCATGGCCCGCGACCTGCGTCAGGATCTTGTGGTCCTTGAACAACGGAATGGTGATAAGCTGGCAAAACAGACCTTTGCTCGCCGACTCCAGCAGATTCCACGACGCCTTGAGCGCAAACGATTTCGGCGGACCGAATTCGACGCCGATCATCAGGCCCTTGCCGCGCACCTTCTTCAACAGTTCGTAACGCGGGATCATCGCGCTCAGCGTGCTGACGATGCGATTGCCGCAGCGCTCGGCGTTCTCGACCAGCTTCTCGGATTTCAGCACTTCGAGCGTGGCGATGCCCGCAGCCATCGCAAGGTCGTTCTTGGCGAAGGTCGAGCCGTGAACGACCGCGCGGTCCATGCGGTCGAAAATCTTGTCGAAGATCGCCTTGCGCATCAGCACCGCGCCGACTGGGACATGGCCGCCCGACAGCGATTTCGACAGCAGCACCATATCCGGCTCGACATTCCAGTGCTCGACGGCGAGGAAGCGGCCGGTGCGGCCGAGCCCGGTCTGGATTTCGTCGGCGACGAAGATCGTGCCGTACTTCTTGCAGAGTGCAGCCGCGCCCGGCAGGTAATCGTCGCTCGGGATGTTGACGCCTTTGCCCTGCACCGGCTCGACGATAAACGCCGCGACCTGACGCGACATCAGCGCCTTTTCCAGCGCCTCGAGGTCATTGAAGGGAATCACCGAACAATCCGGCAGGAGCGGGCCGAAGCCGCCGCGAAAATTCGCATCGTCGGTCAGCGACAGCGAACCGTAGGTCAGGCCATGATAGCCATGGTCGCAATAGATCACGCCCGTGCGACCGGTCGCACCGCGCGCAAATTTGATCGCGGCTTCGACACATTCCGTCCCTGAATTCGCGAAAAACACCTTATCAAGGTAAGGCACCTGCGCGATCAGGCGTTCGGCCAGAACACCGGCGAGCGTGGAAATATCGAGTTGGACGAGATTGGCGAATTCGCTGTCGAGCACGCTTTTCAGGGCATCGCGAATCACCGGATGGTTACGGCCGAGCGCGAACACCCCGAAACCGCTGAGGAGATCGAGGTAGCGCGCATTATCGCGATCAAAGAGGTATTGCCCCTGCCCGCGCTGGAACCCGACGTCATAACCAATGGTTTTAAGAACCCGGACGAGTTGCTCGTTCAGATATCTCGTATGGAGCGCGCCGCGCTGAAACTGGCGGTCGGCGACTATCTCGGAAATGTCTAGATTTGCTTTCACCATGCAGTACATACGTCGTTTGATGGGTCGCTCGTCAACCAAAAAAGCGTCGCGGCCCGTCATCGGCCGGATGGAACATCCAGAGAAAATACGGTTTACTTTCGTTTGCAGCCTACGCGAGGATTCATGCGGAAAATAGCTTGTTCGGCCATCGTTCTACTCGGCACCATCGGCGCTGCTCATGCCGCCGACATTCCCGGTGAATGGCGGGTGAAGGAAGGCGTAGCCACCATCCGCATTGCCGACTGTAACGGCCACCTCTGGGGCGTTGTCGCCTCGGAACAGACGCCAGGCGGAATCGACAGCAAGAACCCTGACAAGGCCAAGCAGAGCCGTCCCACCCTCGGCATGCCCGTCCTCCTCGATATGACGCCGGACGAGGACGAGAAGGGTAAATGGAACGGCCACATCTACAACGCCAAGAACGGCAAGACTTATGAATCGTCGATCAAGCTGGCGTCACCGAACCAGTTGAAGGTCGAGGGCTGCGTGCTCGGCTTCCTGTGCGGTGGCGAGACTTGGACGCGTATCGCCGAACCGGCCTCGCCGGTCGCCGCCAATCCGACAGCACCGCATGCGGGCGCGCCACATACCGGCACGAAGATGACCGGTGCCCCTCGGACCATCGGTCAAAAGGGCGCAACTCCGGCCCCGGTGCCGGGAGCAGCAACGCCCCCGGCTCCCGGTTCAGACATCTGTCTTCTCCCCGACGTCGTCGCGGGGGCGGCCCATTAGGGCCGGCTGAAACAGCACCGCCGCCGCGAGCGTCGTCACCAGCGACAGCGCCATCAGCTTACCCATGCTCGACGTACCAGGATGGCTCGACAGCCACAGGCTGCCGAACGCTGTCGCAGTCGTCATCGCGCTGAAGAAGATCGCGCGCGTCAGGCTCGACTGCAGCAGCTTGACGTGCCCTGCTCGCCACGCCGTCACATAGTAGATCTTGAACGCGACGCCGACGCCAAGCAGCAGCGGCAACGCGATGATGTTGGCGAAGTTGAGCGGCAATCCGATGAGGACGCAAATCTCCAGCGTCACCACGCCCGCGAGGATCAGCGGCACCAGCGTCAGCAGCACGTCACTGAACCGCCGTAGCACGATGTACAAAAGAACGCCGATCGACAGCAGCGCCCAGAATCCCGCCTGAATGAAGGCCATCACGATGGTGTGGCCCGATTCCAGAATCGAGATCGGTCCGCCGACCGCAGTCGGCTCGACCTTCTGAACGGCCGCCGCGAACTTGCGCAGCGTCTCGTTGTCGTTCGGATCGCCAGTCGGCAAAGCCTCTACACGGGCGCGGCCGTCCGGCGTCATCCACTCGCTTACAATCTCCGGAGGCAGCGTCTTCAGCGTGATCGGCTGGGCCTTCAGCGAATTGCGGACCTGTTCCACAACAGTGCGGTAAGGCGACAGGAATATCTCCGAAGCCTTGTCGCGCACCGATTTATCCGACTGCGCGAGCTTCGTCAGGTCGCCTGCAAGACGGTTGGCGGCCGCAGCCACGTCCGGCGGAGATTTTCCGGCCGTGCGCTTGAGGGCTGCCGCCGCATCCGTCAGCGCCGCGACGTTATCGAAATCCTCTGCCGGTGAACCCGGCTGCGATTTGAAGATCGGATCGAGCGCGCCCGCGGCCCGGCGGATCAAACCAAGCTTGGCCTGCTGATCCTCGGGCACGAAGCTTTCCAGCGTCGTGGTGCGGGATACTTCCGGCAGCTTCGAGAGCCGCTGCTGGGCTTCCTTCGCCGCAGCAAGCGATGGCGCCAGCACGTCAACCGCATTGGTTGCCGTGTTGGGATCGCGGCGCAGGTCGAGGTAGGTCGCGATCGATTCCACCTTCGGGCTGCGCAGGTTCATCGGGTTGAAGTCGAAATGCAGGAAATACAGCAGCGGAAGGCCGAGCGTCGCCACGCCGAGCGTGGTTGCCACGATGCCGATGCGGTGGTCTTCCAGGAACTTGTCGACCGGAGCGAGGAAGGCGTAACCGACCGGCTCCTTCTCGCCCGGCGGGTTGAACAGTTTCAGGAGCGCGGGCAGCACCGTCACCGCCATGAAGAACGCGATCAGCATACCGGCACCAGCGATCTTGCCGAGTTCGGATACGCCTTTGTAATGCGTCGGCAGGAACGACAAGAAGCCCGCGGCGGTGGCCACGGCGGCAAGCGTCAGCGGCACCGCCGCATGTTTGGCCGCCGCTTCCAGCGCTTCCTGCAGGTCGGGGATGTCGTAACGGTCTGACCTGTAGCGGACGCTGTACTGGATTCCGAAATCGACGCCGAGGCCGACGAACAGCACGAAAAACGCGATCGATATCAGATTGAACGAATGCGCGATGATCAGCGCCACCGCCGTCGTCACCGACAGGCCGATAGCAAGCGTAATCAGCACAGCGAGAATGATCCGCGGCGAATGCAGCGCGAGCCACAGGATGAAGATCACGATCAGGACCGTGATGATGCCGTTGAGAAGAGCGCCCTCCTGCACCGTGCCAAATTCCTCGTTGGCGATCGGCACCGGGCCGGTCAGGCGCACGCGGGCGTGAAAATTCTTGTCGAAAGACAGATCGTTCGCAGCCTGACGGATGGCGTCGGTCGCAACCTTGCCGGGCTCCAGCGCCTGATAGTCCAGAATCGGCTGGATCAGAATCAGCGAACGCAGGTCGGAGGGCTGAAGCGCCTCGTTGCTGGTGAGTTGTCGCCAGGAAAAGGTGCCGCTGCCGGTCATGAGGATCTGCTCAAGACTTTCGGACACAAGGTTAAGGGGCCGCGCCAGTGCCTCGCGCGGCAGTTTCCCCCGCTCCACGCCCTGCAGCGCGGTCTGAAGCACCCCGGTCAGGCCGCGGATGCTGGGATCGTCATGCAAAATGTCGAAAAACGGCTGCGCCGCCGCGTACTGGCCGGTGATCTTGCCGACCTCGGCCGTTGGCAGGAATAAAAGACCGTTATTCTGGAAAAACGGTGTATCGGCGGGGCGGACCACCGAGGTGAATTTGTCGGTCTGGGGGGTAAGCTTCTTCTCCAGCGCGTCGCTCGCCTGGGCAGCCAGTTCGGGCGTTGCCGCCTCGACAACCGCGATAATCAGATCATTTCGGCCCGGAAAAGCCTTCTCGTAGGCCAGCTCACGCTGCCGCCACGGCAGGTTTTCGGAAATCAATTTGTTAACGTCAGTTGAAATCGCGAAATTGTGCGATGCATATATACCGGCTATGACCGCCAAAATAACGCCAAGAAGTACGGTAAGCCATGCGTGGCGCGTACAGGTCTTGACCAAAGAGACGATAATCCTTGTCAGCACAGGTTTTCTTTCTATTTGAAGCGATCAACTTGAGGGATTGCGCGTTTAGGTAGGCCAGCGGGTTAACTCTGACCTGCCGGATAGGTGCCTTTCAGGCACACAATCGTGGCATAAGACGGAAAATTGCCGAGAACTACTGCGTTATAGCTGCCGTAATGATACACTCCCTCGCCGTTCACGTCTTGTTCTTGTACAGTTCGGATCTCCCCCAATGACTTCATCCACTCCGCTGCTCGATCAGATCAACTGTCCCGCCGATTTGCGCAAGCTCAAAGAAAGCGAGCTGCTGCAAGTTGCGCAGGAGCTGCGCGCGGAAACCATCAACACTGTTGCGGTAACGGGCGGCCATCTCGGCTCAGGTCTCGGCGTGGTGGAACTCACTGTTGCGTTACATCATGTTTTTAATACGCCCGATGACCGCATCATCTGGGACGTCGGCCATCAGGCCTACCCTCACAAGATTCTGACCAGCCGACGTGACCGAATTCGCACGCTCCGGCAAGGCGGCGGATTGTCCGGTTTCACCAAGCGCGCCGAGAGCGAATACGACTGCTTCGGCACCGCGCACTCCTCGACCTCGATTTCCGCCGGTCTTGGCATGGCGGTTGCGCGCGACCTGTCGGGCGGCAACAACAATGTGATCGCCGTGATCGGCGACGGCGCGATGTCCGCCGGCATGGCCTATGAGGCGATGAACAATGCGGGCGCGATGGATTCGCGACTGATCGTCATCCTCAACGACAACGAAATGTCGATCGCCCCGCCGGTCGGCGCGATGTCGTCGTATCTGTCGCGACTGACTTCGAGCAACACCTATCGCTCGCTGCGCGAGATCGGCAAACAGGTCGCCAAGCGGCTTCCAAAATTCGTCGAAAAGGGCGCGCAGCGCGCCGAGGAATATGCCCGCGGCATGCTCTCCGGCGGCACGCTATTCGAGGAGCTCGGCTTCTATTATGTCGGCCCGATCGACGGCCACAACCTCGACCACCTGCTCCCGGTGCTGAAGAACGTCCGCGATTCCAAGGTCGGCCCGACGCTGATCCATGTCGTCACCGAAAAGGGCAAGGGCTACAGCCACGCCGAGACCGCCAAGGACAAGTATCACGGTGTCGTCAAATTCGATGTAGCCACCGGCAAGCAGGACAAGGCCAAGGCGAACGCGCCCTCCTACACGAGCGTGTTCGGCAATGCGCTGGTCAAGCTTGCCGAGAAGGACGAGAAGATTATCGGCATCACCGCCGCGATGCCGTCAGGCACCGGCGTCGACATCTTCCAGAAAGTCTATCCCGAGCGCACCTTCGATGTCGGCATCGCCGAGCAGCACGCGGTGACGTTCGCAGCGGGTCTTGCCACCGAAGGCATGAAGCCCTTCGTCGCGATCTACTCGACCTTCCTGCAGCGCGCCTACGATCAGGTCGTGCACGATGTCGCCATCCAGAAGCTGCCGGTCCGCTTTGTGATCGACCGCGCCGGTCTCGTCGGCGCGGATGGCCCGACCCATGCGGGCTCGTTCGACCTCGCTTATCTCGGCTGCCTGCCCGATATGGTCATCATGGCCGCGTCGGATGAAGCCGAACTCGTTCACATGGTCGCGACTGCGGCCGCCATCAACGATCGTCCCTCCGCCTTCCGCTTCCCGCGTGGCGACGGTGTCGGCGTCGATCTTCCCGCCGAAGGCGTGCCGCTCGAAATCGGCAAGGGCCGCATCGTGCGCGAGGGCTCGTCGGTGGCGATCCTGTCGCTCGGCACTCGCCTCAATGAATCCCTGAAAGCCGCCGACATTCTGAAATCGCACGGGCTGACCACCACGGTCGCCGACGCGCGCTTCGCAAAACCGATCGATACCGATCTGGTGTTGCAACTCGCGCGCGACCACGACGTTCTCATCACCATCGAGGAAGGTGCAATCGGCGGCTTCGGCGCGCAGGTTCTGCACACGCTCGCCGAGGCGGGCGCGCTCGACAAGGGCCTGAAGGTCCGCTCGATGGTGCTGCCGGACGTCTTTATCGATCAGGACAGCCCCGCTGCGATGTACGCAAAGGCCGGTCTCGATGCGAAGGGCATCGTCAAGCGCGTGTTCGAAGCGCTCGGCCGTGAAAACGAAATCAACGCGGTGCAGCTTGCTTAACAAGACTCCTATCCAAACCGACACGATCCAGGTTCTGCTGGCCCAGCCGCGCGGCTTCTGCGCGGGGGTGGTGCGTGCGATCGAGATCGTCGAGCGCGCGCTCGAGAAGTACGGCCCGCCGGTCTACGTCCGTCACGAGATCGTGCACAACAAGTACGTGGTCGAGAGCCTCAAGGCGAAGGGCGCGGTGTTCGTGGAAGACGTCCACGAGGTGCCGGACAACGCCATCACCGTGTTCAGCGCTCACGGCGTCGCCAAGAGCGTGGAAGCGGAAGCGGCCTCCCGCAATCTACCAGTGCTAGACGCCACCTGCCCGCTCGTCTCCAAGGTTCACAATCAGGGCAAGCGCTATGTCGGCAAGGGCCGCCGTCTCGTGCTGATCGGCCATGAGGGCCACCCGGAAGTCGTCGGCACCATGGGCCAGGTGCCCGGTCCGGTGACGCTGGTGCAGAGCGTGGAGGACGTGGCGCAGCTCGACATCCCGAGCGACGCGCCGGTCGCCTACATCACCCAGACCACACTCAGCGTCGACGACACCAGGGACATCATTGCCGCTCTCGCAGAGCGGTTTCCCGATCTTGAGGGGCCTGACACCCGCGATATCTGCTATGCTACGCAGAATCGTCAATCCTCGGTCCGCGACCTCAGCAAGCTTGTTGATCTGATCCTTGTTGTCGGCGCGACCAACAGTTCCAACTCCAACCGTTTGCGTGAAATCGGCACCGAAGTCGGTGTCCCGAGCTATCTGATCGCCGACGGCAGCCAACTCAATCCGGAGTGGCTCCGCGGTGTCAAAACGGTCGGAATCACCGCCGGGGCATCCGCTCCGGAAGTTCTTGTCGATGACGTGATCAACGCCCTACGCCGCATCGCTCCCGTGACCGTGGATGTGGTGCCTGGGCGCGAGGAAAACATCGAGTTCAAGCTGCCGCCGGAGCTGACATCGGTCAGAGCCGGAGCACAGCTCTAATCGGAAAGACGCTTCTTCATGGCCATACCATTTTTCAAGGAAATCAAGATCGGTTCCTACCTGATGAAGCAGAAGCTTCTCGGCCGGAAACGCTATCCGCTCGTGCTGATGCTGGAGCCGCTCTTCCGCTGCAACCTCGCCTGCGCCGGCTGCGGCAAGATCGATTATCCCGATGCGATCCTCAACCGCCGCATGAGCGCGCAGGAGTGCTGGGACGCGGCAGAGGAATGCGGCGCACCGATGGTCGCCATTCCGGGTGGCGAACCGCTGATCCACAAGGAGATCGGCGAGATCGTGCGCGGCCTCGTCGCGCGCAAGAAGTTCGTCTCGCTCTGCACCAACGCGCTGCTGCTTGAGAAGAAGCTCGATCTGTTCGAGCCCTCGCCCTACCTGTTCTTCTCCGTCCACCTGGACGGCCTGAAGGAGCATCACGACCAGTCGGTGTGCCAGCAGGGCGTGTTCGACCGCGCCGTGTCCGCGATCAAGGCAGCAAAGGCGCGCGGTTTCACCGTCAACGTCAACGCGACGATCTTCGACAACTATCCGGCCGAGGAAATCGCGAAATTCCTGGACTTCACCACCGAGCTCGGCGTCGGCGTCTCGATCTCGCCGGGTTACGCCTATGAGCGCGCGCCGGACCAGGAGCACTTCCTGAACCGCAAGAAGACCAAGGAGCTGTTCCGCAGCGTGTTCGCCCGCGGCAAGGGCAAGAAGTGGAACTTCATGCACTCCTCGCTTTTCCTCGACTTCCTCGCCGGCAACCAGAGCTTCGAGTGCGAACCGTGGGGCATGCCCGCACGCAATATCTTCGGCTGGCAGAAGCCCTGCTACCTGCTCGGCGAAGGTTACACCAAGACCTTCAAGGAGCTGATGGAAACCACCGACTGGGATCAGTACGGCACCGGCAAGTACGAGAAGTGCGCGAACTGCATGGCGCATTGCGGCTACGAGCCGACCGCGGCCAATGCGGCGATCACCAACCCGCTCAAGGCGGCGTGGGTCGCGATCCGCGGCATCAAGACCGAAGGTCCGATGGCGCCAGAGATCGACATGTCGAAGCAGCGCCCGGCGCAGTATGTGTTCTCTTCGGAAGTGCAGAAGCGCCTGTCCGAAATCCGCGCGGATGAAGCGAAGGAAGCAGAAGCCAAGGCTGCCAAGCTCGCCGCCGCCAAGGCCGCTCCGGCCGCGGACGCTTCGACCGCCGCTTAAAGCTTGACGTCAAGCAAGACCCAAAAGCCCCGGATAATCCGGGGCTTTTTGTTTTGTAGTTTAAGCAAGCTGAATATTGCGCTTCGCCACAGCCCCAGTTGACGGAGGAAAGCTCCACGCAAAACGAGCACTGTGGCGTCTCGGCTACATCCTCCCCACGCCCGGTATTTTAGATTGACCACCATTACATCCGGAGTCCCGCTCCGGATGAGGGGCTGGGGCATTTCATGAAAAAGCTATTGCTGGGTTCGACAGCGCTGATTGCGCTGACCGTGGCGGCGAACGCCGCAGATCTCTCGCCGAAGACCTACACCAAGGCGCCCCTCACGGCGCAAGCCAACTGGACCGGCTTCTATGTGTTCGGCGGTGCAGGCTACGGCATGTGGTCTGCGGACCAGCAAGTCGACCCCAACCTCCTGCCGATGGACCCGTTACGCACGGGCGGCCGCGGCTGGTTCGGCACCGTCGGCGGCGGCTACGACTGGCAGTTCAGTTCAAACTGGGTCGGGGGCATTTTTGCCGATGCGCAATTCGGCAGCATGAAAGGGACATACGACATGTCCTTCCCGTACAGTGCCACTGCCGCGCCGAAGAATACCGCCAACTATGCCGCAGGTGCCCGTCTCGGCTATCTGATCGCGCCCAACGCGCTGTCCTATGTCAACGCGGGCTACAGTCATGCCGAGTTCTCAGGCTCGACCCTGAGTTCTCAGATTGTACCACCGTTCGCCTTCTCCACGGCCAAACTCAATCTCGACGGGTGGTTCGTGGGTGGCGGCGTCGAGAATTCACTCGACCTGTTTGGCATCTCCACTCCTGGCCTGTTCATGAAGACGGAGTATCGACTCGCCGAATACGGGCGGAAGAACTTCATCCTCACCGAGGGCCCGCTTACCGGACCACTTGGCTCATTCAAACCCTACGTGCAGACCATTTCGACCTCGCTGGTCTACCGTTTCAACTCGAACGGCATACCAGCGCGCATTGCCAGTGCGCCGCTTTATACGAAAGCTCCGGCGGCTGCCCCTAGCTGGACCGGATTCTATCTGTCCGGTGGCGGCGGGTATGGCCTCCTGACCAACGACCAAAGCGTCTCCAGCATCTTCGGCCCGCTGGATGCTCGCATGGGTGGCCGCGGCTGGTTCGGCACGGTCGGGGGCGGCTATGATTGGCAGTTTGCGCCCTCATGGGTCGGCGGCGTGTTTGCGGACGCACAGTTCGGCGACATCAAGACCAGTGCCGATCTCGTCGGTACAGGCCGGGCCGCGTGGCCCAAGAACGACCTCAGCTACGCTATCGGCGTCCGCGCCGGTTATCTCGTTGCGCCCAACGTGCTGTCTTACGTCAATGGCGGCTACAGCCATGCCGAGTTCACAAAGGCAGATTTCTCGCCGGATCTGACATCCTTCACCCTGCCGAAAACCAAATATGACGGCTGGTTCCTGGGCGGCGGCGTCGAGAACTCGCTGAATATCTTCGGCATCTCTTCGCCGGGCTGGTTCATGAAGACGGAATATCGTTTGGCCGAATACGGACGGAAGTCGGTCTCGGTCATTGAGAACGGTGGCGGAGCGCCGCTGCCGTATTCCTTTAAGCCCTACATCCAGACTGTCGCGACCTCGCTGGTCTATCGCTTCAACTGGAGCGGCGCGCCGATCTCGGCGAAATACTGAGGCAGAACACAATCTGAAAACAAAAGCCCCGGATCGCTCCGGGGCTTTTTGTTGCATCGAGTTTTGTGGACCGGCCCAGGCGAGCCGCAGCGAGCGCCTACTCTGCCGCCTCAGCCAAGCGAAAGCCGGAAGCGCCATCGAGACGGCTGCGATAGCTGCGCAGACCGCGCAGCGCGCGGTTGAAGTCGCGCCCCGAGTGCACCAGCGCGCGGATTTGCGAAGGCCGCCGCGCAATGCCGCGCATCACCTTCCAGACATCGACATCGCCATTGGCCTTCAGCGCAGCGGCTGCGATCTCGGGCAGCGCGCGGTGTGCGGGATCACTGATGACGCGCAGGGCCGCGAACGGCAGGCCATACTGTTCGGCGTAGCGAGCAGCGATGTGGCTTTCCATGTCGACGGCATCGGCACCGGTGGCCGAGCGCAGCGCAGCCTTGGCTTTGCGGCCGAGCACGACCTCCTCCACGCCGACAAGGACGCCGCGCATGATGCGATGCTCGCCTTCCGGCAGACCGTACAGAGCCTGGCTCAAACCCTCGGCGGCGACCCAGCGGCCCTTGGCCGCAACAATCTCGGAGGCGATGACGATGTCACCCGAACGCAACTTCGGGCTCAACCCGCCGGCCACACCAAAGCTGACGATTCCGCTGATACTCGCGGGATCAAACGACATCATCATTTCGCGGAGTTGCACCGGATTGCTGGAGCTGCAGATCACCGTCAGGCCGGGACCCGCGGCAATTCGGGCCTCCTGCTTCAATCCGGTGACGATAAGAACCGGTTTTTCGGTCTGCTGTTGTGCGGCGTCTTCGCCTGCCATGTCAGTCACATTCCAGCCCCTACAAACCGGCTGTTGCTGGTTCGCAAATTCCTATATCTGGCCATCGCCCACAAGGGGAAGAACTTAGAATATCCGTGGTATCGCAAATAGAACACACGTGGGAACCCGCCTCCGGTGTAATCGGGTTCCTGCCAGAATCCGTCCGCACGCTGAGATTGCACAAGATTTATGACGCCCTTCTGGGTAGCAGAACTATCCACCCGTCCCGCCGCCATCAGGGCCAACGTCGCCCAGGCCGTCTGTGACGCTGTGGTGCCCGACCGCTCGTAGCCCTTGTAGCCCAGCTTGTAGCTGTTCCCGTCCTCGCCCCAGCCGCCGTCCGGGTTCTGGATGGCCTCAAGCCAGTCGGCCGCCCTGGCGATCATCGGGTCGTCGTGCGGGACACCTGCGACATTCAGGGCACACAGCGCCGACCAGGTGCCGTAGACGTAGTTGATGCCCCAGCGGCCGAACCAGGAGCCGTCGGCGAACTGGGTCTTCCGCAAATACTCGACGCCACGGCGCATCGGCTCGCTGGTCTCGAGCGTGTCCCCGAGCTGCGCCAGCATCGAGATACAGCGGGCGGTAACGTCGTCGGTCGGCGGATCGAGCAGCGCGCCGTGGTCGGCGAACGGGATGTTGTTCAGGTAATATTCGAGGTTGTCGGCGTCGAACGCGGCCCAGCCGCCGTCGACGCTCTGAAGGCCGAGGATCCATTCCTTCGCCCGGGCGATCGCCTCGTCGTATTTCGTGGTGCCGTCCATCCGGCGCACGCGGTCCATCGCCATCACGACCACGGCCGTGTCGTCGAGGTCTGGATAATGCGCATTGTTGTACTGGAACGCCCAGCCACCGGGGCGAACGTCCGGCCGCTTGTCGGCCCAGTCGCCCCTCACGTCGAGCACCTGACGCGGCAGCAGCCAGTCGAGCGCGGCCTTCGCCGCTTCCAGATCGGTGTCGGCACCGCTCTCGATCATCGCATGCGCCGCGAGCGCGGTGTCCCACACCGGCGAGACGCAGGGCTGACAATAGGCCTCGTCGTCCTTGATGACGAGCAGCCGCTCGACCGATTCACGCGCAAGTGCGCGGTTCGGATCGCTCGGAGGATAACCGAGCACATCGTACATCATGACGCTGTTGACCATCGCCGGAAAGATCGCACCGAGACCGTCGACGCCGTTGAGGCGCTCGGTGACGAATTCCTCCGCCTTCTTGATGGCACGCTTGCGCATGCCCTTGGGGAAGAACGGATCGGCGATACGCAGCACGCGGTCAATGATATCGAAGCTCGTGAACCACAACTGACTCTGGTGCGGCGCCTTCGGCGTCGGGCCGATCGTCTTCGGGT includes:
- a CDS encoding aspartate aminotransferase family protein — protein: MVKANLDISEIVADRQFQRGALHTRYLNEQLVRVLKTIGYDVGFQRGQGQYLFDRDNARYLDLLSGFGVFALGRNHPVIRDALKSVLDSEFANLVQLDISTLAGVLAERLIAQVPYLDKVFFANSGTECVEAAIKFARGATGRTGVIYCDHGYHGLTYGSLSLTDDANFRGGFGPLLPDCSVIPFNDLEALEKALMSRQVAAFIVEPVQGKGVNIPSDDYLPGAAALCKKYGTIFVADEIQTGLGRTGRFLAVEHWNVEPDMVLLSKSLSGGHVPVGAVLMRKAIFDKIFDRMDRAVVHGSTFAKNDLAMAAGIATLEVLKSEKLVENAERCGNRIVSTLSAMIPRYELLKKVRGKGLMIGVEFGPPKSFALKASWNLLESASKGLFCQLITIPLFKDHKILTQVAGHASHTVKMLPPLTITDEDCTWIENSFDEVIAASHRVPGAVWSLGKTLMDNAVRKSA
- a CDS encoding DUF2147 domain-containing protein, which translates into the protein MRKIACSAIVLLGTIGAAHAADIPGEWRVKEGVATIRIADCNGHLWGVVASEQTPGGIDSKNPDKAKQSRPTLGMPVLLDMTPDEDEKGKWNGHIYNAKNGKTYESSIKLASPNQLKVEGCVLGFLCGGETWTRIAEPASPVAANPTAPHAGAPHTGTKMTGAPRTIGQKGATPAPVPGAATPPAPGSDICLLPDVVAGAAH
- a CDS encoding MMPL family transporter, with amino-acid sequence MLTRIIVSLVKTCTRHAWLTVLLGVILAVIAGIYASHNFAISTDVNKLISENLPWRQRELAYEKAFPGRNDLIIAVVEAATPELAAQASDALEKKLTPQTDKFTSVVRPADTPFFQNNGLLFLPTAEVGKITGQYAAAQPFFDILHDDPSIRGLTGVLQTALQGVERGKLPREALARPLNLVSESLEQILMTGSGTFSWRQLTSNEALQPSDLRSLILIQPILDYQALEPGKVATDAIRQAANDLSFDKNFHARVRLTGPVPIANEEFGTVQEGALLNGIITVLIVIFILWLALHSPRIILAVLITLAIGLSVTTAVALIIAHSFNLISIAFFVLFVGLGVDFGIQYSVRYRSDRYDIPDLQEALEAAAKHAAVPLTLAAVATAAGFLSFLPTHYKGVSELGKIAGAGMLIAFFMAVTVLPALLKLFNPPGEKEPVGYAFLAPVDKFLEDHRIGIVATTLGVATLGLPLLYFLHFDFNPMNLRSPKVESIATYLDLRRDPNTATNAVDVLAPSLAAAKEAQQRLSKLPEVSRTTTLESFVPEDQQAKLGLIRRAAGALDPIFKSQPGSPAEDFDNVAALTDAAAALKRTAGKSPPDVAAAANRLAGDLTKLAQSDKSVRDKASEIFLSPYRTVVEQVRNSLKAQPITLKTLPPEIVSEWMTPDGRARVEALPTGDPNDNETLRKFAAAVQKVEPTAVGGPISILESGHTIVMAFIQAGFWALLSIGVLLYIVLRRFSDVLLTLVPLILAGVVTLEICVLIGLPLNFANIIALPLLLGVGVAFKIYYVTAWRAGHVKLLQSSLTRAIFFSAMTTATAFGSLWLSSHPGTSSMGKLMALSLVTTLAAAVLFQPALMGRPRDDVGEKTDV